The Catenulispora sp. EB89 sequence GTCCAGGTGGTATCCGGTGCTGTCGCCCCAGCCGTCCACCAGGACGTCGGAGGCCTGGGCCGCGATGGCCGGGGCGGCGGCGGCCGGGGCGGCCACCGAAGCCGGTGTCGACGGCCGCACCGTCGGCACCGGCCCCGGCGCCGCGTACAAGGGCACCGTCAGGGAGACGGCGAGCGCCGGTCCGAGCAGTGCGTTCCGGGAGACAGGGATTTTCAGCATGGGGCGCCCTCTCACAGCGCGGTGACGGGATTGCGGGACCGATGCGACGGACCGGCGCGGCCAGAGCGGGGCGCGCCGGTGTGGGTTGGTGGGCGATCGGGCCTCAGTGCAGACCGGTGCAGTTCTGGGTCTCCCAGCCGGAGGCGTTGTACGCGATGCAAGCCTGCGTCCAGTAGGTGAAGGAGACCATGAGGCTGTACGAGCCCTGAGGCGTCGGAGTGCCGGTGATGTTGCCGACCACGGGGTAGGCCTCGCTGTCGGTCTGATAGCCGAGGACTTCGCCCGCGTGATAGCTGTCGGAGGTGCCGACGGCCTGGGCCCAGACCGCGTTGCAGCCCGGGGAGTAGCGCAGGTGGACGACGTAGGAGCCGCCCGACACCGTGTCGAGCGTCTGGATGTTGGTGGCGCAACCCTTGGCAACGGGGTCCTGGTTGGTGCAGCTGGTGCTGTAGCACCCGGTGTCCGGGTGCACGGTGGCGGTGCCCGCTCGCGGAGCCGTCGACGACGCGGCCGAGGCCGCGCCGGGGACGGCGGACGCGAGGAGCAGGAGCGTCCCGGCGACTGCGCCGCGGCGAGTGCGGATGGAGGACAAAGCTGGATCCCTTCAGTGGATGTTCACACCCAGCCGAGCGGTCGGGCGGTCATGGACGCGGTCCGCGCCCTCCCCTCGCTGGGCGCGCGCCGCGTCTGTGATCGAGTCAAAGGCGTGGCGGACGGGGGTATCCAGGCTTTGAGGCGAGGTCCGGTGATTCTCCGGAAAACCCCGCCTGGGTAAGGCGGGGAGGTTCCCTGGCCATCGCCTGTGCCGCGCGATAGCGTCCAGATGGTGTCCGGCGTGATCCGGATAATCCGGACGCGGGATCGCGTGCGGCGCCGGGCGCTTCGGGATGGCGCGAGGGGAGCCGGGATGGGACGGCAGGAGGCTGCGCTGGCCCGGGATGGCAGTCCCGCCCGGGAACTCGCGTACTGGCTGCGTGCCGAGCGACGCAGGGCCGGTGTCACCTATGCGCGGCTCGCCGAGCTCAGCCGGTATTCGGCCAGCTCGTTGCAGGAAGCCGCCGCCGGACGGACGCTGCCGACGCTGGAGCTCACGCTTGCTTTTGTGCGGGGCTGCGGCGGTGACGAGGTGATGTGGCGCGGCTATTGGCTGCGGATCAAGCGATACACGCAGGAGTGGACGCCCGGTGGGCCGCCGGCACCGGCTCCTTCGTGGGCCGGGCCTGAGGCCGGCGGCGGCGACGGCGTCGGGGGTGCCGGTGCCGGTGCCGGTGCTGGTGCTGGCGCCGCCGGTCGGCATCCGTCGGAGGCGGACACGTGGTATCTGGCGTCACTGGACGTCGTCGTCTCGCTCGACGGCGGCTCGCTGGAGGCGATCGAGCACCGCGTCGTGGTGGCGGCGGTCGACGGGCTCAGCGAGATCGCGGCGTCGATCAGCCTGCCGCGCGGCCTCGGCGATCGGACGGCGTCGCACGACGTCATCGTCGACCTGCTCCACGGTGGTGTGGCGGCGCAGCGTCAGCATCCTTACGAGAGCTACTTCCGGACCGTCATCGAGCTGCCGCGACCTCTGCGCGCCGGCGAGCGTCACCGGTACACGTTGCGGGTCCGCGTTCCGCCCAAACAGCCGCTGCGGCCGTACTACGTGCACGTCCCGCATCGCCGCAGCGATCTGTTCCGGCTCACCGCGCGCTTTCCGACGGACTGGTCGCCGCGCCGGGTCGTCCGCCTCGACGGACTTCCCACGGCGGCGCTGGCCGAGATTCCGGTGGTGGGCGGGCCGATAGGGCTCGACGCGTTCGGTGAGACGAGCGTCGAGTTCACCCGGCTTCGGCAGGGGT is a genomic window containing:
- a CDS encoding DUF2690 domain-containing protein gives rise to the protein MSSIRTRRGAVAGTLLLLASAVPGAASAASSTAPRAGTATVHPDTGCYSTSCTNQDPVAKGCATNIQTLDTVSGGSYVVHLRYSPGCNAVWAQAVGTSDSYHAGEVLGYQTDSEAYPVVGNITGTPTPQGSYSLMVSFTYWTQACIAYNASGWETQNCTGLH
- a CDS encoding helix-turn-helix domain-containing protein; the encoded protein is MGRQEAALARDGSPARELAYWLRAERRRAGVTYARLAELSRYSASSLQEAAAGRTLPTLELTLAFVRGCGGDEVMWRGYWLRIKRYTQEWTPGGPPAPAPSWAGPEAGGGDGVGGAGAGAGAGAGAAGRHPSEADTWYLASLDVVVSLDGGSLEAIEHRVVVAAVDGLSEIAASISLPRGLGDRTASHDVIVDLLHGGVAAQRQHPYESYFRTVIELPRPLRAGERHRYTLRVRVPPKQPLRPYYVHVPHRRSDLFRLTARFPTDWSPRRVVRLDGLPTAALAEIPVVGGPIGLDAFGETSVEFTRLRQGLAYGIGWQH